The following nucleotide sequence is from Pseudomonas sp. S09G 359.
ATCTAAACCTCATCACCAAGAGCCTCTGAACAGCAATACCAACTGGGCCAGAGTTGGTACTTGGCTGTCCAAAAAACAGTGTTACCCCTCCGTTACCTACAATAGGCGTGTATTGAATGCCTCGAATGTCCTGCGCATCGGTCGGATAGGCCGCAACAGGGACACAGACTGCCGAGTGCGTTGCAGGTGTAACCCCGGCAATTGGTATAAATATCGAGCGGGCTTGAATCGCCGCTGTTTTTTGAACGAGCGCCGAGTAAACAATCCTCACGGTGAATGAGTTTTCATCCAACTCAAGAGCACCAGTTGGCCCCCATACCCTTACGCCGTAACTCATGCGGAAAGATCCCCCCACTGATAGCGCTTACCATCGTTCTCGTCGTATACCTTGCCGCCGCGGTTGTTGATGGTCTGACGACCGCCTACACCGACGGTGCTGTTCAGCTCGAACTCACCGGTTACGAAGTTGATCATCAGGCCCGTTTTCCCTGGTACGTAGTTCGCCGACTGGATGCTCTGGGTGAGCTTGGCCACGCCGATAGACGCGTCCTGGATGAACGCCGAGCGCATGAAAACCTGCCCGTTGTCTACCGTGAACGGCGTGAACACCTGGCCGCCGGCGAGCGTGCTGACAATTGCGAAACGATCAGCGCTGACCAGGAACTGGCTTTGCAGTACGCCCTCTTCGTCCTGCTCGATACCCAGGCCAAAGCCGGCCGCAACCAATTGGCCGTCGGCATTCACCTGCATCTTCACGGAGTACATCGTGGAGAACTTGCCGTCGGTGTCGGCCTGGGCCTGGCTTACGGTCTGGATGTCCGCCGAGTTGTCGTCAATCTTCACTCCGATCTGCTGGATCGCCTGAGCGGTCGCTTCACGGTCGCTGACTACTACGCTTTCGAGCTCGGTCACGGTGCCGGCGACATCACCCACCGAAGCGGTGAGCTCGGTTTGCCGCTGCACCATGGCCGCATTCTGCGAGGCGCGCGTCTTCACTTCCTGCGCAAAGCTCGCCGAAGCGCTGTATCCCTGTAGCGCATCGGCGAGATCGCCCTCCCCGGTGTCATCCCGATAGGCCGACTGCAAGGCCTGAAGGCTTGACGCCTGGGCAGTCACCACCCCATCCAATTCGGTAATGCTGGTGGTGTTAATCTCGACCTGACGCGCCAGCCCGTTGGCGGTAACCAGCACCTGGCCAACGTCCACCCAGTACGTGGCGTTCGGCGGCGAGGTATCGACCGGCACCAGCTGTGTGGCCTGGTAGATTCGCTTACCAACCACCACCAGGTCGCCCTCGAGATATACCGACTCGGGGTCGTATGCCGACAGGCCGTCGAGCGCATCAATCTGCGCCTGCAGACCGGGGATCTTGTCGATCTCGTCGTTGATGTCCTGACCAAGCTCCGTGCGGCCGATCTGGCCGGCGATCAGATCCAGCACCGGCGCAGCATCGGCACTGGCCATGCCCATCACACCGTTGCCGACCGGATAGAACGGGCCCACGTTGCCGGTGCGGTCCACCAGGCGCGCCCAGAAGAAGAACTGTGCGCCAGCCTGTAGGGCCTGCATGCTGTAATCAGCCTGGGGGTGCGCCAGGTCAGCTAACTTGGTTGCTACCGACAAGTCATTGGCCTGGCCATACCACAGCTCGGTGCGCTGGGTGTCCTCGGCGCCGGCAGGGAAACCCCAGCGAATGCCGATGCCGAACAGTTCGCTGGTGGTGGACAGGAACGCCACTGCCGGCGGCAAGCCGACCTTCCCTTCCAGGTTGGTCAGATTGGAGCTCTTCCAGATCGACGAGATCTCGAAGGCGCTCACCGACCGAACCCGGGCCAGGTAGGTGCCCGAGTAGATGCCGGTGACATCCACGCTTGTCGCGCCCGTGCGCTGCAGTTTTATCCAGTTGCCGCTGTCCTTGCGCCACTCCACGTCATACGCGACCGCGCCGTTCACGGCGGGCCACGAGATGTTCATGGTGCTGATCGCCAGGCCCTGATCCACGGAGTAGTTCGACGTGATGTCGACGCTCGCGGGAGCAGGAACAACAGTGATTGGCACAACACTGATTGGCCGCTCTTCCAGTCGAGCGCCGGTGTCGATGTGATCGAACTTGCTTGGGTCGTACTGCACGGCCGAAATTTCGAAAACACCTGGCTCCGGGCGCGCCACGCTCACGACGCGATAGAGCGGGATGGCCAGATCGTCAGCATCCAGCGCCCACACCAACTCGCGCTCAGGCGCAACGGAGTAAGCAACGGTCACAGTAATCTGCCGGCCGTTGACCAGTTGCACGGTGCGGCCCTCGCACTTTCCGTCAGGCAGGTTGAGGATCAGCCTGTCGCCGGGCTTGGCCTGGGTGTCGCGGTCAAGGGTGATCACCTTGCCGCCCACCGCCGAGATGCGCCCGCCCACAGGCCGGCCCGCCAGCAGCTCGTCAGCGATTGGGATCACGTAGCCAGGGAGCGGGATGCGCCCATCGAGACCAACCTTGAAATTGACAGCCCGGTCCTTCGAGTTCGTGAGCAGCGCCCACTTGCCGCGGCGCTGGGCCTCCGACTCTCGATCACAACCAATTGCGCTGATCTCCAACGGGTTGTCGCCGTAGCGCCGCTGCAGCTTGGCATCGGTCACAGCTGTGACATCGGTGTCGTAGTTGTTCAACGGGTTGTCGTAGCTGACCAGCGCGCGGCTGTACCGCGTACGTTCCGATGC
It contains:
- a CDS encoding host specificity protein J, which produces MGAARKIDVYGAKGGSEKPKTPTEAPDSLRSVAIAKMLIAVGEGEFDGAPTAKDIFLDNTPLQDPQGNMNFPNVKWEWRSGAVDQPYIQGIPSVENETTISTELRSGTPWVRAITNTQLSAVRVRFAWPALQSVDAGGNINGYAIGYKVELATDGGTYQEVLNEAVSGKTTSLYERTRRINLPRATTGWLLRITRLTANQNNNKISDTMQIAGFTEVIDAKIRYPNTALLYIEFSAEQFRSIPAVTIECDGRKWQVPSNYDTRSRTYTGVWDGTFKEAWTDNPVWHTYGITTNDRFGLGRRIKPWMVDKWELYRISQYCDQLVPDGKGGQEPRFICNLNLQSKADAWSLLRDISAIYRGMTYWAQGQVFTLSDMPRATDFDFAYTRANVIDGKFTYSSASERTRYSRALVSYDNPLNNYDTDVTAVTDAKLQRRYGDNPLEISAIGCDRESEAQRRGKWALLTNSKDRAVNFKVGLDGRIPLPGYVIPIADELLAGRPVGGRISAVGGKVITLDRDTQAKPGDRLILNLPDGKCEGRTVQLVNGRQITVTVAYSVAPERELVWALDADDLAIPLYRVVSVARPEPGVFEISAVQYDPSKFDHIDTGARLEERPISVVPITVVPAPASVDITSNYSVDQGLAISTMNISWPAVNGAVAYDVEWRKDSGNWIKLQRTGATSVDVTGIYSGTYLARVRSVSAFEISSIWKSSNLTNLEGKVGLPPAVAFLSTTSELFGIGIRWGFPAGAEDTQRTELWYGQANDLSVATKLADLAHPQADYSMQALQAGAQFFFWARLVDRTGNVGPFYPVGNGVMGMASADAAPVLDLIAGQIGRTELGQDINDEIDKIPGLQAQIDALDGLSAYDPESVYLEGDLVVVGKRIYQATQLVPVDTSPPNATYWVDVGQVLVTANGLARQVEINTTSITELDGVVTAQASSLQALQSAYRDDTGEGDLADALQGYSASASFAQEVKTRASQNAAMVQRQTELTASVGDVAGTVTELESVVVSDREATAQAIQQIGVKIDDNSADIQTVSQAQADTDGKFSTMYSVKMQVNADGQLVAAGFGLGIEQDEEGVLQSQFLVSADRFAIVSTLAGGQVFTPFTVDNGQVFMRSAFIQDASIGVAKLTQSIQSANYVPGKTGLMINFVTGEFELNSTVGVGGRQTINNRGGKVYDENDGKRYQWGDLSA